In Moritella sp. F3, the following are encoded in one genomic region:
- the dxs gene encoding 1-deoxy-D-xylulose-5-phosphate synthase: protein MSLDISNYPTLALADIPEELRQLPADRLDDLCDELRSYLLHSVGKSGGHFASGLGVVELTVALHYVYNTPYDKLLWDVGHQAYPHKILTGRRDRMSTIRQKGGLHPFPWRDESEYDHLNVGHSSTSISAALGLAVAADQEDKNRKTVAIIGDGAITGGMAFEALNHAGHIDKDVLVILNDNDMSISENVGAVNKHLAKLLSGDIYSSFRENGKKVLSGIPPIKELARRAEEHLKGMVVPSTLFEEFGFNYIGPIDGHDVNGLVETLRNMRSLKGPQFLHVVTKKGKGYAPAEQDQLGYHAVPKFDPAEDTLPVSAASKPTFSKIFGNWLCDVAATDNKLAAVTPAMGAGSGMIKFSETYPKQYFDVAIAEQHCVTFAAGMAIGGHKPVVAIYSTFLQRGYDQLIHDVAIQDLPVLFAIDRAGLVGADGQTHQGAFDISFMRCVPKMVIMTPSDENECRQMLHTGYQYNGPAAVRYPRGNGTGIDVEQAFTEFEIGKGIVRRQGEKVAILCFGTLMHNAIPAAERLNATVVDMRFAKPLDEALLANMAKTHDILVTIEDGAIMGGAGSGVNEYLMANKLMTPTLNLGLPDQFIHQGTQDEIYTELGLDDIGIEASIKAFIAL from the coding sequence ATGAGCTTAGATATTTCGAACTACCCTACATTGGCATTAGCAGACATTCCAGAAGAGTTGCGTCAATTACCTGCTGATCGCCTAGATGATTTATGCGATGAACTGCGTAGCTATTTATTACATTCGGTTGGTAAAAGTGGCGGTCACTTTGCATCTGGTTTAGGCGTTGTTGAACTAACCGTTGCCTTGCATTATGTTTACAATACACCATACGACAAATTGTTATGGGATGTAGGTCATCAAGCCTACCCACACAAGATCTTAACTGGCCGTCGTGACCGCATGTCTACTATTCGTCAGAAAGGTGGATTACACCCTTTCCCTTGGCGTGATGAAAGTGAATATGATCATTTAAACGTAGGTCATTCATCTACTTCTATCAGTGCAGCGCTTGGCCTTGCTGTTGCAGCCGATCAAGAAGATAAAAATCGCAAGACGGTTGCCATTATTGGCGACGGTGCTATCACTGGCGGTATGGCATTTGAAGCGTTAAACCACGCAGGTCATATCGACAAAGACGTACTCGTCATTTTAAATGATAACGACATGTCGATTTCTGAAAACGTCGGCGCAGTAAATAAGCACTTAGCTAAACTATTGTCTGGTGATATTTACTCTAGTTTTCGTGAAAACGGTAAAAAAGTACTTTCAGGTATCCCACCAATTAAAGAACTTGCGCGTCGTGCGGAAGAACATTTAAAAGGCATGGTAGTACCAAGCACATTATTTGAAGAATTTGGCTTTAACTATATAGGCCCAATTGACGGCCATGATGTAAATGGTTTAGTTGAAACACTGCGTAATATGCGTAGCCTGAAAGGCCCACAATTTTTACACGTGGTAACGAAGAAAGGTAAAGGCTATGCGCCAGCTGAACAAGATCAGCTCGGCTATCATGCCGTACCTAAATTTGATCCAGCAGAAGATACGTTACCGGTATCTGCAGCGTCAAAACCAACTTTCTCTAAGATTTTTGGTAATTGGCTATGTGATGTGGCGGCAACAGATAATAAGCTAGCTGCAGTAACACCTGCGATGGGTGCAGGCTCGGGCATGATCAAATTCTCTGAGACTTACCCAAAACAATATTTTGATGTGGCCATTGCTGAACAGCACTGTGTGACTTTCGCTGCTGGTATGGCTATTGGCGGTCACAAGCCTGTTGTTGCTATCTATTCAACGTTTTTACAACGTGGTTATGATCAACTTATCCACGATGTCGCGATCCAAGACCTCCCGGTATTGTTTGCTATTGACCGCGCTGGTCTTGTTGGCGCAGATGGTCAGACTCACCAAGGTGCGTTTGATATTAGCTTTATGCGTTGTGTCCCGAAAATGGTGATCATGACACCAAGTGACGAAAACGAATGTCGCCAGATGCTACACACAGGTTACCAGTATAATGGTCCAGCGGCAGTACGTTACCCACGTGGCAACGGTACTGGCATTGATGTCGAACAAGCATTTACTGAGTTTGAAATCGGTAAAGGTATTGTCCGTCGTCAAGGTGAAAAAGTGGCGATATTATGTTTCGGTACTTTGATGCATAACGCTATTCCAGCGGCTGAACGCTTAAATGCGACAGTTGTTGATATGCGCTTTGCTAAGCCATTAGATGAAGCTTTGCTCGCTAATATGGCAAAGACTCATGATATCCTCGTTACGATTGAAGACGGTGCGATTATGGGTGGTGCTGGTTCGGGTGTGAATGAATACTTGATGGCGAATAAGTTAATGACACCTACATTAAACTTAGGTCTGCCAGATCAGTTTATTCATCAAGGTACACAAGATGAAATCTATACAGAGCTCGGCCTAGATGATATCGGTATTGAAGCCAGTATTAAGGCGTTTATTGCGCTGTAA
- a CDS encoding flagellar motor protein MotB encodes MSDECDCPPPGLPAWMGTFADLMSLLMCFFVLLLSFSEMDVVKFKQIAGSMQFAFGVQNQIDVKNIPKGTTVIAQEFRPGRPDPTPIETIMQHTIDNSEAELDFKDGEDQNAGGKNKLEEDSNGGKSPETSTRDNTPTENVEVTEDTSELVKALAEALKEEVDSGGVEVENLGQQIIIRINEKGSFPAGSAFLQPRFRPVIQKVAQLLATIPGMITIAGHTGKEQLHSELYRSKWDLSSQRAVSVAHEMLKVDDFTENRLIVQGMADTQPLTDVESELRRNRRVEISIMQGKAKLSEPLSVVK; translated from the coding sequence ATGTCAGATGAATGTGATTGCCCACCTCCAGGCCTCCCCGCCTGGATGGGAACATTTGCCGATTTAATGAGCCTATTAATGTGCTTCTTTGTATTACTGCTGTCATTTTCAGAAATGGATGTAGTGAAATTTAAGCAAATTGCAGGCTCAATGCAGTTCGCATTTGGTGTCCAAAATCAAATTGATGTAAAAAACATCCCGAAAGGCACCACTGTGATCGCGCAGGAGTTTCGTCCGGGTCGTCCGGATCCCACACCAATCGAAACTATCATGCAGCACACTATTGATAACAGTGAAGCTGAATTGGATTTCAAAGATGGGGAAGATCAAAATGCGGGTGGTAAAAATAAATTAGAGGAAGACAGTAACGGCGGAAAATCGCCCGAAACCTCAACTCGTGATAATACACCAACAGAAAATGTTGAAGTGACAGAAGATACAAGTGAATTGGTTAAAGCGCTGGCTGAAGCATTAAAAGAAGAAGTGGATAGCGGTGGCGTTGAGGTTGAGAATCTAGGCCAACAAATCATCATTCGTATTAATGAAAAAGGCTCATTCCCAGCAGGATCTGCATTTTTACAACCACGATTTCGTCCTGTGATCCAAAAAGTAGCACAACTCTTGGCGACAATTCCGGGCATGATCACGATTGCCGGACATACTGGCAAAGAGCAGTTACATTCTGAGCTATACCGTTCGAAATGGGACTTATCGAGCCAGCGTGCAGTATCTGTTGCCCATGAAATGTTGAAAGTGGATGACTTTACTGAGAACCGCTTGATCGTACAGGGAATGGCAGATACGCAGCCACTCACTGATGTTGAAAGTGAGTTACGTCGTAACCGTCGTGTTGAAATTAGCATTATGCAAGGTAAAGCAAAATTATCTGAGCCGTTGAGTGTTGTTAAGTAG
- a CDS encoding exodeoxyribonuclease VII small subunit has protein sequence MAVKKPENMTFEASIAELETIVNSLEQGDSELDNALKQFERGISLTRASSQKLQHAEQQVAILLANGDQQTLAPFNSDSSN, from the coding sequence ATGGCGGTAAAAAAACCAGAAAATATGACGTTTGAGGCGTCTATTGCAGAGTTAGAGACAATTGTGAACAGCTTAGAGCAAGGTGATAGTGAACTTGATAATGCGTTGAAGCAATTTGAACGTGGTATTAGTTTAACACGTGCTAGCTCGCAAAAACTGCAGCATGCTGAACAACAAGTAGCAATATTACTCGCCAACGGTGACCAGCAAACGCTCGCTCCTTTCAATTCTGACAGTAGTAATTAA
- the pomA gene encoding flagellar motor protein PomA, with product MDLATLIGLVGSFAFVVMAMVLGGDISTFVDTQSVLIVFIGSLFVVLMHFNFGQFLAAAKIAIKAFMFKIDKPEELIEQAVEMADAARKGGFLALEEAEVKNEFMQKGIDLLVDGHDATVVSQTLQKDIKLTTARHKAGIHVFTMIGEVAPAMGMIGTLIGLVAMLSNMDDPKSIGPAMAVALLTTLYGAVFANMIAIPIAGKLKLRSEEEMLNNTLIMDAILGIQEGRNPRVIESLLKNYLNSSKREVADGGV from the coding sequence GTGGATTTAGCAACTTTAATAGGATTGGTCGGCTCGTTTGCCTTTGTTGTCATGGCAATGGTATTGGGTGGCGATATAAGCACGTTTGTTGATACGCAGTCAGTGTTGATTGTATTTATCGGCTCACTCTTTGTGGTATTGATGCATTTTAATTTTGGCCAATTTTTAGCTGCTGCAAAAATTGCGATTAAAGCATTTATGTTCAAAATCGATAAACCTGAAGAGTTAATCGAGCAAGCGGTTGAAATGGCGGATGCTGCCCGTAAAGGTGGTTTCTTAGCCCTTGAAGAAGCAGAAGTAAAAAATGAATTTATGCAAAAAGGCATCGATTTGTTAGTCGATGGTCATGATGCAACGGTTGTTAGCCAAACGTTACAGAAAGATATTAAGCTGACGACCGCGCGTCATAAGGCCGGTATCCATGTGTTTACGATGATTGGTGAAGTTGCCCCTGCGATGGGCATGATTGGTACGCTGATCGGTCTCGTTGCCATGTTGTCGAACATGGATGACCCTAAATCAATTGGCCCAGCAATGGCGGTAGCCTTATTAACCACATTATATGGTGCTGTTTTTGCCAATATGATAGCGATCCCGATCGCCGGTAAGTTGAAATTACGTTCTGAAGAAGAGATGCTCAATAACACCCTGATCATGGATGCTATTTTAGGTATTCAAGAAGGGCGAAACCCAAGGGTAATCGAAAGTTTGTTAAAAAATTACCTCAATTCATCAAAACGTGAAGTGGCCGATGGCGGCGTCTAG
- a CDS encoding ABC transporter permease subunit, giving the protein MFQFILKRLGTVIPTFFGITLLTFTLIHMIPGDPIEIMAGERGISPERHAILSAELGLDQPIWKQYFSYVGGILQGDLGNSLVTKKPVVEEFFELFPATVELAFLAALFAICIGLPAGIIAAVKRGSVFDHTVMGVSLTGYSMPIFWWALLLMLVFSVNLGWTPVSGRIDVSLWIDHVTGFMLIDSLLSDEVGAFGSAIHHLILPSIVLGTIPLAVIARMTRSSMLEVLGEDYIRTARAKGLAPWRVIVIHALRNALIPVITVIGLQVGILLSGAILTETIFAWPGIGKWLIESIGRRDYPVVQGGILIIATLIILVNLLVDIIYGVVNPRIRHAK; this is encoded by the coding sequence ATGTTCCAATTTATTTTAAAGCGATTAGGTACTGTGATCCCGACATTTTTCGGTATTACCTTACTTACTTTTACGCTCATTCATATGATCCCCGGTGACCCGATTGAAATCATGGCTGGCGAGCGTGGTATTTCACCAGAACGTCATGCAATTTTGTCTGCTGAGCTGGGTTTAGATCAACCAATCTGGAAGCAATACTTCTCTTATGTAGGAGGTATCCTACAAGGCGATCTAGGTAACTCTCTGGTAACCAAAAAGCCAGTAGTAGAGGAGTTCTTCGAACTATTTCCTGCCACTGTTGAACTGGCTTTTTTAGCGGCTTTATTTGCAATTTGTATTGGCTTACCTGCTGGTATTATTGCTGCTGTTAAACGTGGCTCTGTATTCGATCACACAGTAATGGGGGTGTCACTAACAGGTTACTCAATGCCGATTTTCTGGTGGGCATTACTACTGATGTTAGTGTTTTCGGTAAATCTAGGTTGGACACCCGTATCTGGCCGTATTGATGTATCACTGTGGATTGACCATGTGACTGGGTTCATGTTGATTGACTCATTATTATCAGATGAAGTGGGCGCATTTGGCTCTGCTATTCATCACCTTATCTTGCCTTCTATTGTACTTGGTACCATTCCACTGGCTGTTATCGCGCGTATGACACGTTCTTCAATGTTAGAAGTGTTAGGTGAAGATTATATCCGTACTGCACGTGCCAAGGGTTTAGCGCCTTGGCGTGTAATTGTGATCCATGCGCTGCGTAATGCCTTGATTCCGGTTATTACTGTTATTGGCCTGCAGGTTGGTATCTTGTTATCTGGTGCAATCTTAACAGAAACAATTTTTGCTTGGCCGGGTATCGGTAAATGGTTAATTGAATCAATTGGCCGCCGTGATTACCCCGTAGTGCAGGGTGGTATTTTAATTATTGCCACGTTAATTATCTTAGTTAACTTACTGGTAGATATTATCTACGGTGTTGTTAATCCACGTATTCGTCACGCGAAATAA
- the dppC gene encoding dipeptide ABC transporter permease DppC: MSEVSNNAPVLELKPLTPLQEFWKYFSSNKGAVVGLVYICIIIFIAVFADLIAPYSPVEQFRDALLQPPSWTSGYLLGTDAVGRDILSRLMHGARLSLFVGMLVVTLSLGMGILLGLVAGYYRGRVETIIMRLVDIMLAMPSLLLAIAIVAIMGPSIVNASISIAVVSIPHYVRLTRASTMTEMSKDYVIASRIAGAGPIRIMFNAVLPNCLAPLIVQATLGFSNAILDMAALGFLGLGAQAPTPEWGTMLADARQYVQSAWWVVTFPGVTILLTVLAFNLMGDGLRDALDPKLKQ; the protein is encoded by the coding sequence ATGAGTGAAGTTTCAAATAACGCGCCAGTGCTAGAACTGAAGCCGTTAACGCCATTACAAGAGTTTTGGAAATACTTTAGTTCAAACAAAGGCGCCGTCGTCGGTCTAGTTTATATCTGCATTATTATTTTTATTGCCGTATTTGCTGACTTAATTGCACCTTATTCTCCAGTTGAACAATTCCGTGATGCGCTATTACAGCCACCATCATGGACCAGCGGTTACCTGCTGGGTACCGATGCTGTCGGCCGTGATATCTTATCGCGTCTTATGCACGGTGCGCGTTTATCACTGTTTGTTGGTATGTTAGTGGTCACATTATCACTGGGCATGGGCATTTTATTAGGCCTAGTTGCTGGTTATTATCGTGGTCGTGTTGAAACCATCATCATGCGTTTAGTAGATATCATGCTAGCAATGCCAAGCTTATTGTTGGCGATTGCGATTGTCGCGATCATGGGGCCAAGCATTGTTAATGCATCAATCTCAATTGCAGTGGTATCTATTCCGCATTATGTACGTTTAACGCGTGCATCTACCATGACGGAAATGAGTAAAGATTATGTGATTGCTTCACGTATTGCAGGCGCAGGCCCAATCCGTATTATGTTTAATGCAGTATTACCAAACTGTTTAGCACCACTTATCGTACAAGCGACATTAGGCTTTTCAAACGCAATTCTAGATATGGCAGCACTGGGTTTCCTTGGTTTAGGTGCACAAGCGCCAACGCCTGAATGGGGCACTATGCTGGCTGATGCGCGTCAATATGTACAAAGCGCATGGTGGGTTGTTACTTTCCCTGGTGTGACTATCTTGCTAACGGTATTAGCATTTAACTTAATGGGTGATGGCCTGCGTGATGCACTTGATCCTAAATTGAAACAGTAA
- a CDS encoding peptide ABC transporter ATP-binding protein, whose amino-acid sequence MSEVVSINTAEQQPLLKAVDLKKHYQVEQGFRKPDATVKALDGVSFTLDAGKTLAIVGESGCGKSTLGRLLTMIETPTHGEIDFQGQDLLKMDKDTFKVLRQKIQIVFQNPYGSLNPRKKVGQILEEPLEINTKLSKAQRKEKSMAIMAKVGLKTEHYDRYPHMFSGGQRQRIAIARGLMLDPNVVVADEPVSALDVSVQAQVLNLMMDLQDELNLSYVFISHDLSVVEHIANDVIVMYLGRVVEHTTKEELFANPRHPYTQALLSSTPQLNPAHRRERIKLVGELPSPLDPPKGCAFHARCQFANERCNVEQPKLAEFGKSLIACHAVEENRI is encoded by the coding sequence ATGAGTGAAGTTGTAAGTATAAATACTGCAGAGCAACAACCATTATTAAAAGCGGTTGATCTGAAAAAGCATTACCAAGTAGAGCAAGGTTTCCGTAAGCCAGACGCAACCGTGAAAGCGTTAGATGGCGTATCATTTACGCTAGATGCAGGTAAGACGTTGGCGATTGTAGGCGAGTCAGGTTGTGGTAAGTCAACGCTAGGGCGTTTGCTGACGATGATTGAAACCCCGACCCATGGTGAGATTGATTTCCAGGGACAAGATTTACTGAAAATGGATAAAGACACGTTTAAAGTATTACGTCAAAAAATCCAGATCGTATTTCAAAATCCGTATGGTTCATTGAACCCACGTAAAAAAGTGGGGCAGATATTAGAAGAACCATTAGAAATTAATACCAAGTTAAGCAAAGCGCAGCGTAAAGAAAAATCGATGGCGATCATGGCGAAAGTAGGCTTGAAGACAGAGCATTACGATCGTTACCCGCATATGTTTTCGGGTGGTCAACGTCAACGTATTGCGATTGCCCGTGGCTTGATGTTAGATCCAAACGTTGTTGTTGCAGATGAGCCTGTTTCAGCACTGGATGTATCGGTACAAGCGCAAGTATTAAACTTGATGATGGATTTACAAGACGAGCTAAATTTAAGTTATGTATTTATCTCACATGATTTATCTGTGGTTGAACATATCGCTAATGACGTGATTGTGATGTATCTGGGACGCGTTGTTGAGCATACGACGAAAGAAGAGTTGTTTGCTAATCCACGTCACCCTTATACTCAAGCATTGCTATCAAGCACGCCGCAGCTAAACCCTGCGCACCGTCGTGAGCGTATTAAGCTGGTGGGTGAACTACCATCACCACTTGATCCACCTAAAGGCTGTGCTTTCCACGCCCGTTGTCAGTTTGCCAATGAGCGTTGTAATGTTGAACAGCCTAAACTGGCTGAATTCGGTAAATCGCTAATTGCTTGTCATGCAGTTGAAGAAAACCGTATTTAA
- a CDS encoding lipase secretion chaperone, protein MYSIKKSATIISLLLISGTAFYLFDNALSDKQKNRNIAGLGGISDRLSSNEKSSDKSNNAEQQIRLTPSIILRKKSANITTETIQLADINMPKSLKNTNPSSLIHIDADNQLILNHDIKVLFDYFFSADGDLTTAELIASMQQYIQYAYPQPAAQQALALLDKYLGYKQQMQDFHAQSTALQDLPELNTLTDSGRHTEKSNTLLTIETLMQERQDMREQVFTLAETDAMFGKGMNYDQYMLTVAKLDNNLSAQERKLQIEYIAQQHLTTQQQEARKQTFILQDSPPNFSIDDNGECQGDSQAFTPQQITALCQLAEKRRARSSFSS, encoded by the coding sequence ATGTATAGCATCAAAAAATCCGCGACTATTATCAGCCTCTTGCTCATAAGTGGCACCGCGTTTTACCTATTTGATAACGCATTATCGGATAAGCAAAAAAACAGAAATATAGCTGGCCTAGGCGGTATTTCAGATAGACTGAGTTCTAACGAAAAGAGTTCAGATAAAAGTAACAACGCTGAACAACAAATAAGATTGACGCCATCAATTATATTACGCAAAAAATCCGCCAACATAACCACAGAAACAATCCAATTGGCAGATATAAACATGCCAAAATCACTTAAGAATACTAACCCAAGTAGCTTGATCCACATTGATGCAGATAACCAATTAATTTTAAATCACGACATCAAAGTACTATTTGATTATTTCTTTAGCGCCGATGGCGATTTAACGACTGCAGAATTAATTGCCAGTATGCAGCAATATATCCAGTACGCTTACCCACAACCCGCCGCACAGCAGGCATTAGCATTATTAGATAAATACCTCGGCTACAAACAACAGATGCAGGACTTTCATGCTCAGAGTACCGCATTACAAGATTTACCCGAGTTGAATACACTTACCGATAGCGGCCGTCATACTGAAAAAAGCAATACCTTGCTAACCATTGAAACATTAATGCAAGAACGCCAAGATATGCGCGAACAAGTATTCACATTAGCTGAAACCGATGCCATGTTTGGTAAAGGGATGAATTATGATCAATACATGCTGACTGTCGCCAAGCTCGATAATAATTTATCCGCCCAAGAACGTAAATTACAAATAGAATACATTGCCCAGCAGCACTTAACGACTCAGCAGCAGGAAGCACGTAAGCAAACATTCATCTTACAGGATTCCCCCCCCAACTTTAGTATTGATGATAATGGCGAGTGCCAAGGAGATAGCCAAGCATTTACCCCGCAACAAATAACTGCATTATGTCAGCTAGCTGAAAAAAGACGCGCACGCAGTAGCTTTAGTAGTTAG
- a CDS encoding triacylglycerol lipase — translation MKRNFKKLTLATVLSTLMTSASLMATQAHAGWFDKPAPTFAKTQYPIVMVGGAFAFDSAIGIDYWYGITDALREQGAEVYVTNLSSSELNEVRGEELVYDIEQILALTGADKVNLIAHSQGALASRFAANDERVSDSIASVSTSHGMNKGTHFSEGFRNAIEEGSSIETIGVTVINFVFNTLELLSAKEDASDGDYDSPARGEQDLLRLAQATDREQVALYAAEFTDMAVMPTQDCMSINNGEQGEVDSAFYGQTESNGIKYFSWGGNQYSTNVLDPLDSILVPIFGLFVPEYKGADGFQWDGLVPVCGQAIGEVIKLDYNANHFDAINQLMGLGSWKLNIPAIYTKHANMLAQQGL, via the coding sequence ATGAAACGGAACTTCAAAAAATTAACACTTGCAACCGTCCTTTCCACATTAATGACTAGCGCATCATTAATGGCGACACAAGCACATGCAGGTTGGTTTGATAAACCAGCACCAACGTTTGCCAAAACTCAATATCCTATTGTGATGGTCGGTGGCGCATTTGCATTTGATAGTGCCATCGGCATTGATTATTGGTATGGCATTACCGATGCATTGCGTGAACAAGGTGCAGAGGTGTATGTCACAAACCTGTCAAGCTCAGAGCTGAATGAAGTACGTGGCGAAGAACTGGTTTACGATATCGAACAGATCTTAGCGTTAACCGGCGCAGACAAAGTAAATCTTATCGCACATAGCCAAGGTGCTTTAGCATCACGATTCGCAGCCAATGATGAACGAGTCAGCGATAGCATTGCATCTGTATCTACCTCACATGGCATGAACAAAGGCACTCACTTCTCTGAAGGTTTCAGAAACGCCATTGAAGAAGGCAGCAGCATTGAAACAATTGGTGTCACCGTGATTAACTTTGTCTTTAACACCCTAGAGTTACTGTCTGCTAAAGAAGACGCGAGTGACGGTGATTATGATAGCCCAGCACGTGGTGAACAGGACCTATTACGTCTTGCCCAAGCCACTGACCGTGAGCAAGTTGCACTTTATGCTGCTGAGTTTACCGATATGGCCGTTATGCCAACGCAAGACTGTATGTCCATTAACAACGGCGAGCAAGGTGAAGTAGACTCCGCTTTCTATGGTCAAACAGAATCCAATGGCATTAAATATTTCTCGTGGGGTGGCAATCAATACAGCACCAATGTGCTTGACCCGCTCGATTCCATTCTAGTACCGATCTTCGGGCTATTTGTACCAGAATACAAAGGTGCAGATGGTTTTCAATGGGATGGTTTAGTGCCAGTGTGTGGCCAAGCCATTGGTGAAGTAATCAAACTCGATTATAACGCCAACCACTTCGATGCAATTAACCAGTTAATGGGACTTGGCAGCTGGAAGTTAAACATTCCAGCAATTTACACTAAACATGCCAATATGCTCGCGCAACAGGGTTTATAA
- the dppD gene encoding dipeptide ABC transporter ATP-binding protein, with protein sequence MSLLEIKNLSVTFSGFRAVDNISYSVDKGEILGIVGESGSGKSVSSMSIMGLIEHPGIVTADSLLYEGQDLLTMPEKQRRQLTGADISMIFQDAMTSLNPCFTVGYQIMEALKVHQGGSKAVRKARAIELLDLVGIPAPESRLNVYPHQLSGGMSQRVMIAMALACDPKLLIADEPTTALDVTIQAQIIDLLVDLQKKNNMGLVLITHDLALVAEVADRVVVMYAGQIVETGIAEEVFKHPKHPYTQALLASSPESAIGQSRLAALPGVVPGAYDRPVGCLLNPRCPYSTDKCRTEVPDAHASPLGQVKCHTPLTIEGRPAA encoded by the coding sequence ATGTCACTGTTAGAAATTAAAAACTTATCAGTCACATTCAGCGGCTTCAGAGCGGTTGATAATATTAGTTATAGTGTTGATAAAGGTGAAATCCTTGGTATTGTTGGCGAATCTGGTTCAGGTAAATCAGTAAGCTCTATGTCAATCATGGGTCTCATTGAACATCCCGGCATAGTCACTGCAGATAGCTTGCTGTATGAAGGTCAAGATCTGCTGACTATGCCTGAAAAACAACGTCGTCAGCTGACGGGGGCTGATATTTCAATGATTTTCCAAGATGCGATGACCAGTTTGAATCCGTGCTTCACGGTTGGTTACCAAATCATGGAAGCATTAAAAGTGCATCAAGGTGGCAGTAAAGCCGTGCGTAAAGCGCGTGCGATTGAATTACTTGACCTAGTTGGTATTCCTGCACCTGAAAGCCGTTTAAATGTATATCCACATCAACTGTCTGGTGGTATGAGCCAGCGTGTCATGATTGCGATGGCATTAGCCTGCGATCCAAAACTGTTGATTGCTGATGAACCAACAACTGCATTGGACGTAACGATTCAAGCGCAGATTATTGACTTGCTTGTTGATCTGCAAAAGAAAAATAACATGGGGCTAGTACTTATTACCCATGATTTAGCCTTAGTCGCGGAAGTGGCTGATCGCGTTGTTGTGATGTACGCAGGTCAAATCGTAGAGACAGGTATTGCTGAGGAAGTGTTTAAACATCCTAAGCATCCGTATACGCAAGCCCTGCTCGCGTCATCACCAGAATCTGCCATTGGCCAATCGCGCCTTGCTGCATTACCGGGCGTGGTACCAGGTGCGTATGATCGTCCTGTTGGTTGTTTACTTAATCCACGTTGTCCTTATTCAACGGATAAGTGCCGCACTGAAGTGCCTGATGCACATGCTAGCCCATTGGGTCAGGTTAAATGCCATACGCCGTTAACGATTGAAGGGAGACCTGCAGCATGA
- the ispA gene encoding (2E,6E)-farnesyl diphosphate synthase, which yields MQISNSIAQYQGRINDYLQQQINLLPRHDTQLAAAMEYGLLQGGKRVRPVIVYAVGEMLGANLRDLDGPAGAIESIHAYSLIHDDLPAMDDDDLRRGQPTCHIKFDHATAILAGDALQPFAFEMLLDCPLAPEAEKNRLAMLKSLTQASGYRGMCGGQAMDLAATDKQVSLAQLEAIHNNKTGAIINCAAKLGCLASPLCSVELLAALDKWSNAIGLAFQVQDDILDIISDTATLGKPQGSDVELNKSTYPALLGLAGAQEKAQALYQQAMFALETIPHDTSTLALFTQYIIERNK from the coding sequence GTGCAGATTTCAAACTCAATTGCCCAATACCAGGGTCGTATCAACGACTATTTGCAACAGCAAATAAACTTGCTACCAAGACATGACACGCAGCTTGCTGCTGCAATGGAATATGGTCTATTACAGGGTGGCAAACGTGTTCGTCCAGTGATCGTCTACGCCGTCGGTGAAATGCTCGGGGCTAACTTACGCGATCTTGATGGTCCAGCAGGCGCAATCGAATCAATTCATGCGTATTCATTAATTCATGATGATTTACCGGCAATGGATGATGATGATTTACGCCGTGGCCAACCGACCTGTCATATTAAATTCGATCATGCGACTGCGATCTTAGCGGGTGATGCGCTGCAGCCCTTTGCTTTTGAAATGCTACTTGATTGCCCATTAGCCCCAGAAGCTGAGAAGAATCGTTTAGCGATGCTGAAATCACTTACCCAAGCCAGCGGTTATCGTGGTATGTGTGGTGGTCAAGCAATGGATTTAGCCGCGACCGATAAACAGGTTTCGTTGGCACAACTTGAAGCTATCCACAATAATAAAACCGGTGCGATAATTAATTGCGCAGCCAAACTGGGTTGCCTCGCATCACCACTTTGCTCGGTTGAGTTATTGGCTGCATTAGATAAATGGTCAAACGCCATCGGTTTAGCTTTCCAAGTTCAAGATGACATTCTCGATATAATAAGTGATACTGCAACGCTCGGTAAACCGCAAGGTTCAGATGTTGAATTAAACAAATCAACTTACCCAGCATTACTCGGTTTAGCAGGGGCACAAGAAAAAGCCCAAGCTCTGTATCAACAAGCGATGTTTGCCTTAGAAACCATTCCGCATGATACCAGCACTCTCGCTTTATTTACGCAGTACATCATCGAGCGAAATAAGTAA